The following coding sequences are from one Azospirillum sp. TSH100 window:
- a CDS encoding CopD family protein, with product MYIWLIGLHVTAVTLWILGMSAAAILISALDPTTAAEEGPARLLRAMGRWERRVTSPAMGLAWLLGITLVVVGGWGFEPWLVAKVVIVLILSALHGKIAAGLRRLGEPGARPVSPLLRFSPLAVIAGAIAIVTLVVVKPY from the coding sequence GTGTATATCTGGCTTATCGGGCTGCACGTCACGGCGGTGACGCTCTGGATCCTGGGGATGTCCGCCGCCGCCATCCTGATCAGCGCCCTGGACCCCACGACCGCCGCCGAGGAAGGACCGGCCCGCCTGCTGCGCGCCATGGGCCGCTGGGAGCGCCGCGTGACCTCCCCGGCGATGGGGCTGGCGTGGCTGCTGGGCATCACGCTGGTGGTGGTCGGCGGCTGGGGCTTCGAGCCGTGGCTGGTGGCGAAGGTGGTCATCGTCCTCATCCTGTCCGCCCTGCACGGCAAGATCGCCGCCGGGCTGCGGCGGCTGGGCGAACCGGGTGCGCGGCCGGTGTCGCCGCTGCTGCGCTTCTCCCCGCTGGCGGTGATCGCCGGGGCCATCGCCATCGTGACGCTGGTGGTGGTGAAGCCCTACTGA